AAAAAAAGATACCTTCTGCGCTAAAGTGACACCAAATTCCTCCCTAAGAACATCTTCCCTCAATTGTGTTTCCTTGCCTGAACGCTCTTGCACTGAAGCAGCCTTTTGCAGAGCAGATCTTGCTTCTCCCACAGCATAGTCATACTTCCTTTTCCAATCCTCAGTCTCTTCTTGAGCGGATTTCGCTTGTTCTCTCGCTGCAGCTAGCCTAGCTTCAGATGTAGTACTTCTTGTCCTAAGGACTTCCATTTCGGAATTAAGCTGATCTTGA
This DNA window, taken from Camelina sativa cultivar DH55 unplaced genomic scaffold, Cs unpScaffold06467, whole genome shotgun sequence, encodes the following:
- the LOC109131850 gene encoding uncharacterized protein LOC109131850, with product DDSERYKLEYQKRYDESNNDKKKLEDIYRERITKLQGENSSLNERCSTLVKTVESKKEEIKEWKRNYDQIVLKQKAVQDQLNSEMEVLRTRSTTSEARLAAAREQAKSAQEETEDWKRKYDYAVGEARSALQKAASVQERSGKETQLREDVLREEFGVTLAQK